A window of Rhodococcus sp. SGAir0479 contains these coding sequences:
- a CDS encoding DICT sensory domain-containing protein — protein MPEPFAPVCRLVDGAVVALTWTGADLPGPAPDLPVLAPLGFVGAPAAASRVTVVTPQWLSEDPAGVLRLVDAARSAGDLIAVGGVGSHARAVGWLPLLQPDVIVVSRDYFSATSGEPGLARAQAVSAAVERSNAVVVAEGIDTEDDRLHALTLGVHHGTGALFGAPNRAGDGWAHRARGTLLDGPTWHIDPEPAASTPFSIVSRGRECVRSFKSLLVEMSTALEAQACTAGPDAVVVGTFQRAAHYTAATERRWAQLADGAASVHAYGEGFERGVRAGVLRRPLAAGDPVLDEWNVIVVGPHFACALSALDLHRGIGEPRREFEYVVSYERDTVVRAARSVLARG, from the coding sequence GTGCCGGAACCGTTCGCTCCGGTGTGCCGGCTGGTCGACGGCGCCGTCGTCGCACTCACGTGGACCGGCGCCGACCTCCCCGGCCCCGCGCCGGACCTACCGGTCCTGGCGCCCCTCGGCTTCGTCGGCGCTCCGGCCGCGGCTTCTCGCGTGACGGTGGTGACCCCGCAGTGGCTGTCCGAGGACCCCGCGGGAGTGCTCCGTCTCGTCGACGCCGCGCGCAGCGCCGGTGATCTGATCGCCGTCGGTGGCGTCGGATCCCACGCTCGCGCGGTGGGATGGCTGCCGTTGCTCCAACCCGACGTGATCGTCGTGTCGCGCGACTACTTCTCGGCGACATCCGGCGAGCCGGGACTGGCCCGGGCCCAGGCCGTCTCGGCCGCGGTCGAGCGCAGCAACGCGGTGGTGGTGGCTGAGGGGATCGACACCGAGGACGATCGCCTGCACGCGCTCACGCTAGGTGTCCACCACGGGACGGGCGCGCTCTTCGGGGCGCCGAACCGGGCGGGGGACGGCTGGGCCCACCGCGCCCGTGGCACGTTGCTCGACGGCCCCACGTGGCACATCGATCCGGAACCCGCCGCGTCGACGCCGTTCTCGATCGTCTCGCGCGGCCGGGAGTGCGTCCGCAGCTTCAAGAGTCTCCTCGTGGAGATGAGCACCGCGCTCGAGGCGCAGGCGTGCACGGCGGGCCCCGACGCCGTCGTGGTGGGAACGTTCCAGCGTGCCGCGCACTACACGGCCGCAACCGAGCGGCGGTGGGCGCAGCTGGCCGACGGTGCGGCGTCGGTCCACGCGTACGGGGAGGGATTCGAGCGGGGAGTGCGCGCCGGCGTCCTCCGGCGGCCCCTCGCCGCAGGGGACCCCGTGCTCGACGAATGGAACGTCATCGTCGTGGGTCCGCATTTCGCCTGCGCGCTGTCCGCGCTCGATCTGCACCGCGGAATCGGCGAGCCGCGAAGGGAATTCGAGTACGTCGTCTCGTACGAGCGGGACACCGTCGTCCGCGCGGCCCGCTCCGTCCTCGCGCGGGGCTGA
- a CDS encoding DUF3024 domain-containing protein — protein sequence MSTRTLPDLDVVRIRRSCERWSALDSDVSIDCAIEPDRVTIVQTLPPLQPAPPEETARVPVARLTYSFADRQWSLYRCDEQMRFRRQTNLGPCPYVQPLLDWLDDYVSFWP from the coding sequence TTGAGTACGCGGACGCTGCCCGACCTCGACGTCGTGCGCATCCGGAGGAGCTGCGAGCGATGGTCCGCGCTCGATTCCGACGTCAGCATCGACTGTGCGATCGAGCCGGACCGCGTGACCATCGTGCAGACCCTTCCCCCACTGCAACCGGCGCCGCCGGAGGAGACCGCTCGGGTGCCCGTCGCGCGTCTCACGTACTCGTTCGCCGACCGGCAGTGGAGCCTGTACCGGTGTGACGAGCAGATGCGGTTCCGCCGGCAGACGAACCTCGGCCCCTGCCCCTACGTGCAACCGCTGCTGGACTGGCTCGACGACTACGTTTCCTTCTGGCCGTGA
- a CDS encoding ATP-binding protein, with translation MSVSSVPACGSALPTARRTLVKFAQEQGVPDEIVSDMSLASYEAMANIVEHAYPARSDGTFDVQAQFDDSRRELTVVLTDHGRWKNAPASAGSFRGRGLALIRACSHTADIATGPEGTRVSLRWNCNDR, from the coding sequence ATGTCCGTGTCCTCCGTTCCGGCCTGCGGTTCCGCGCTCCCGACCGCCCGCCGCACTCTGGTGAAATTTGCTCAGGAACAAGGCGTTCCGGACGAGATCGTCAGCGACATGTCCCTGGCCAGCTACGAGGCGATGGCCAATATCGTCGAGCACGCGTATCCCGCGCGATCCGACGGCACCTTCGACGTCCAGGCGCAGTTCGACGACAGCCGACGCGAGCTGACCGTCGTCCTCACCGACCACGGCCGGTGGAAGAATGCGCCGGCGAGCGCGGGATCGTTCCGGGGACGCGGTCTGGCGTTGATCCGAGCGTGCAGCCACACGGCCGACATCGCGACCGGGCCGGAAGGCACCCGGGTGTCGCTGCGATGGAACTGCAACGACCGGTGA
- a CDS encoding inorganic diphosphatase: protein MEFDVTIEIPKGQRNKYEVDHETGRVKLDRYLYTSFGYPADYGYIENTLGEDGDPLDAMVLLPESVFPGVIVEARPVGMFKMVDEAGGDDKVLCVPAGDPRWDHVQDLADVAQFELDAIKHFFVHYKDLEPNKHVTGADWVGRAEAEKVIAEAVERLKTDGGH, encoded by the coding sequence GTGGAGTTCGACGTCACCATCGAAATCCCCAAGGGCCAGCGCAACAAGTACGAGGTCGATCACGAGACCGGTCGCGTCAAGCTGGACCGCTACCTCTACACCTCCTTCGGGTACCCGGCCGACTACGGCTACATCGAGAACACTCTCGGTGAGGACGGCGATCCGCTGGATGCGATGGTGCTGCTGCCCGAGTCGGTGTTCCCCGGCGTGATCGTCGAGGCCCGACCGGTCGGCATGTTCAAGATGGTCGACGAGGCCGGCGGCGACGACAAGGTCCTCTGCGTGCCCGCGGGCGATCCCCGCTGGGATCACGTCCAGGATCTGGCGGACGTCGCGCAGTTCGAACTGGACGCCATCAAGCACTTCTTCGTGCACTACAAGGACCTCGAGCCGAACAAGCACGTCACCGGCGCCGACTGGGTCGGCCGCGCCGAGGCCGAGAAGGTCATCGCGGAGGCCGTCGAGCGCCTGAAGACCGACGGCGGGCACTGA
- a CDS encoding zinc-dependent metalloprotease: MTATESDRGFGGAVDWGLAARAGARLAPAGPATSRYTAGAIVTELESASIRAEGPVRDVTGLADGLPIPAAQVVDRAGWIRAAARSMAHLTGSDVDPGSRSLLAGKPGGVQAGAMLAYLSSAILGQYDPFTGEHGALLLVAPNVLQVERTLRVPPADFRLWVCLHEVTHRVQFSSAPWMGGYMRESVATLGDAADEPMSEFVTRLASALRERRRGSGSDAELPADQRGIIGLLRATQPEPQRQALDRMLVLGTVLEGHADHVMDAVGPAVVPSVARIRKAFDARRHRRSNPVQRLVRALLGMDAKMAQYVRGKRFVDTVVGRVGMDRFNTVWTGPETLPTLDEIDDPPAWIARVLG, from the coding sequence GTGACTGCGACGGAGTCGGACCGCGGATTCGGCGGTGCGGTGGACTGGGGTCTGGCCGCGCGCGCGGGTGCCCGGCTGGCTCCCGCCGGGCCCGCCACGTCCCGGTACACGGCCGGGGCCATCGTCACCGAACTCGAGAGTGCGTCCATCCGCGCCGAAGGACCCGTCCGTGACGTCACCGGCCTCGCCGACGGGCTGCCGATCCCGGCCGCGCAGGTCGTCGATCGGGCCGGGTGGATCCGGGCGGCGGCGCGGTCGATGGCGCACCTCACCGGGTCGGATGTCGATCCCGGGTCCCGCAGCCTGCTGGCCGGCAAACCCGGCGGCGTGCAGGCCGGGGCGATGCTCGCGTACCTGTCCTCGGCCATCCTCGGCCAGTACGACCCGTTCACCGGCGAGCACGGCGCGCTGCTGCTGGTGGCGCCCAACGTGCTCCAGGTCGAGCGGACGCTGCGGGTTCCGCCCGCCGACTTCCGGCTGTGGGTGTGTCTGCACGAGGTGACGCACCGCGTGCAGTTCTCGTCCGCCCCGTGGATGGGCGGTTACATGCGCGAGTCCGTGGCCACGCTCGGCGACGCCGCCGACGAGCCGATGAGCGAGTTCGTCACTCGACTGGCGTCGGCGCTGCGGGAGCGTCGCCGCGGCAGCGGTTCGGACGCGGAGCTGCCCGCCGACCAGCGCGGAATCATCGGGCTGCTCCGCGCCACCCAACCCGAGCCGCAACGGCAGGCCCTGGACCGCATGCTCGTGCTCGGCACCGTGCTCGAGGGTCACGCCGACCACGTGATGGACGCCGTCGGACCCGCGGTGGTGCCGTCCGTCGCGCGGATCCGCAAGGCCTTCGACGCGCGCCGGCACCGCCGCAGCAATCCCGTGCAGCGCCTCGTGCGCGCGCTGCTCGGCATGGACGCCAAGATGGCGCAGTACGTGCGCGGCAAGCGCTTCGTCGACACGGTCGTCGGCAGGGTCGGCATGGACCGGTTCAACACCGTCTGGACCGGGCCCGAGACGCTGCCCACCCTCGACGAGATCGACGATCCCCCAGCCTGGATCGCCCGGGTCCTCGGGTGA
- the hpt gene encoding hypoxanthine phosphoribosyltransferase, translating into MYEGDIASVLISEEQIKERTAELAAAIAERYPVGAPEGDLLLVGVLKGAIFFMTDFARALPIPTQMEFMAVSSYGSSTSSSGVVRILKDLDKDIAGRHVLIVEDIIDSGLTLSWLMRNLKTRNPASLEVVTLLRKPEACKVDVDVAHVGFDIPNEFVVGYGLDYAERYRDLPYIGTLEPKVYGG; encoded by the coding sequence GTGTACGAGGGCGACATCGCATCGGTACTGATCTCCGAGGAGCAGATCAAGGAGCGCACGGCCGAACTGGCCGCCGCGATCGCCGAGCGGTATCCGGTCGGGGCGCCGGAGGGCGACCTGCTGCTGGTGGGCGTCCTCAAGGGCGCGATCTTCTTCATGACCGACTTCGCGCGGGCGCTCCCCATCCCCACCCAGATGGAGTTCATGGCCGTCAGCTCGTACGGGTCGTCGACGTCGTCGTCCGGTGTCGTGCGCATCCTCAAGGATCTCGACAAGGACATCGCCGGCCGGCACGTGCTCATCGTCGAGGACATCATCGACTCGGGCCTGACCCTGTCGTGGCTGATGCGCAACCTCAAGACCCGTAACCCGGCGTCGCTCGAGGTGGTCACGCTGCTGCGCAAGCCCGAGGCGTGCAAGGTCGACGTCGACGTCGCGCACGTCGGTTTCGACATCCCCAACGAGTTCGTCGTCGGCTACGGCCTCGACTACGCCGAGCGCTATCGCGACCTGCCCTACATCGGCACGCTCGAGCCCAAGGTGTACGGCGGATAG
- the lexA gene encoding transcriptional repressor LexA: MTGYDDPEMFGGLDASILPARQQRILLTIRDWVAANGCPPSTRQIADAVGLRSASSVSKHLKSLEEKGFLRRGNAMARQLDVRPFLAGSAPGRAADASVTVPVVGDIAAGAPILAEEHTDEVLALPRELVGSGTVFALRVRGESMVDAAICDGDTVVVRRQDDAHSGEIVAAMIDGEATVKVLRRRDGHVRLEPRNPAYEVIDGDEAVILGKVVSVMRRI, from the coding sequence GTGACCGGTTACGACGATCCCGAGATGTTCGGTGGCCTCGACGCCTCGATTCTTCCCGCACGGCAGCAGCGCATCCTGCTGACGATCCGGGACTGGGTGGCCGCCAACGGATGCCCGCCGAGCACCCGCCAGATCGCGGACGCCGTGGGGCTGCGTTCGGCGTCGTCGGTGTCGAAGCATCTGAAGAGCCTGGAGGAGAAGGGCTTTCTGCGCCGCGGCAACGCCATGGCCCGCCAGCTCGACGTGCGCCCGTTCCTCGCCGGCTCGGCGCCGGGCCGCGCGGCCGACGCCTCGGTGACGGTTCCGGTCGTCGGGGACATCGCCGCGGGCGCTCCGATCCTGGCCGAGGAGCACACGGACGAGGTGCTGGCGCTGCCGCGAGAACTGGTCGGTTCCGGCACCGTGTTCGCGCTGCGGGTCCGCGGCGAATCCATGGTCGACGCCGCGATCTGCGACGGCGACACCGTCGTGGTGCGGCGGCAGGACGACGCGCACTCGGGCGAGATCGTCGCCGCGATGATCGACGGTGAGGCGACCGTCAAGGTGCTCCGTCGCCGGGACGGGCACGTCCGGCTCGAACCGCGCAATCCCGCCTACGAGGTCATCGACGGCGACGAGGCCGTGATCCTCGGCAAGGTCGTGTCGGTGATGCGCCGGATCTGA
- the tilS gene encoding tRNA lysidine(34) synthetase TilS, which translates to MTRLPEAPAILEVRHAVRAWLARYEPAGAVVVALSGGADSLALVAAAVAEAPAVRALVVDHRLQDGSGAVAASAAARARELGCARADVVAVEVNGPGGLEAAARAARYAALDAGRDGRPVLLGHTLDDQAETVLLGLARGSGGRSIRGMADYDAPWGRPLLGVRRETTRRACCELGLEPYEDPHNADPGFTRVRLRTEVLPLLEDVLGGGAAAALARTAQQLREDGEVLDTLACRTLASARDGDDLVVDRLLETHVSVRRRVLRTWLLGRGAKALTDKQLRAVDDLIGRWRGQGGVAVGGGRPGVRLVASRRRGRLSAGFVND; encoded by the coding sequence GTGACGCGCCTGCCCGAGGCGCCGGCGATCCTCGAGGTGCGGCATGCCGTACGCGCGTGGCTGGCCCGGTACGAACCGGCCGGGGCGGTGGTGGTGGCGTTGTCGGGTGGCGCCGATTCGCTGGCCCTCGTGGCCGCCGCGGTCGCGGAGGCGCCCGCGGTGCGCGCCCTCGTCGTCGACCACCGACTGCAGGACGGCTCGGGTGCGGTCGCCGCGAGCGCGGCCGCGCGCGCCCGGGAACTCGGATGCGCACGCGCCGACGTCGTCGCGGTCGAGGTGAACGGTCCCGGTGGGCTCGAGGCCGCCGCGCGTGCCGCCCGGTACGCCGCCCTCGACGCCGGCCGCGACGGCCGTCCCGTGCTGCTCGGGCACACGCTCGACGACCAGGCCGAGACCGTGCTGCTGGGACTGGCGCGCGGTTCGGGCGGTCGTTCGATCCGCGGCATGGCCGACTACGACGCGCCGTGGGGACGTCCGCTGCTGGGAGTGCGGCGCGAGACCACCCGCCGCGCATGCTGTGAGCTGGGGCTGGAACCGTACGAGGACCCCCACAACGCCGACCCCGGCTTCACCCGGGTCCGGCTCCGCACCGAGGTGCTCCCGCTGCTCGAGGACGTCCTGGGCGGCGGGGCGGCCGCGGCGCTGGCGCGGACCGCGCAGCAGTTGCGCGAGGACGGTGAGGTGCTCGACACGCTCGCGTGCCGGACGCTGGCGTCGGCGCGGGACGGTGACGACCTCGTCGTCGACCGGCTGCTCGAGACGCACGTCTCGGTGCGCCGCCGCGTGCTGCGGACGTGGCTGCTGGGCCGTGGCGCGAAAGCACTGACGGACAAGCAGTTACGGGCCGTGGACGACCTGATCGGCCGCTGGCGCGGGCAGGGCGGGGTGGCCGTCGGCGGCGGCCGACCGGGAGTCAGGTTGGTTGCATCCAGGCGGCGTGGCAGGCTGTCGGCGGGGTTCGTGAACGACTGA
- a CDS encoding EAL domain-containing protein codes for METTAPGTPRVGEVPTFHGVPIDVHHAPVRSLSSGAVCSAEVQLRGVAGSSFADPAALRTTARAMGETTVLDRLALTAVRENPVDPTAPTARLLLLELDLATEIDPHDLPAGVRPVVAVTEEAVMSHPARALERIAAVRAMGLPVAVDDVGEQSQPLALLSLVEPEVIFTAADLIARPAHSLTARAAHAIASYRERSDATVIARGVDSDLHRRRALGVGARYGTGLFLPPAAATDLSDEAVPTPVRLPAARPGGAGSTTPFGIAARGRRTTRSLKRLLVSMSKMLEMQAAAAGPETIVLGTFQHAEHFTPASRARWAHLARQVAYTGIYGVGVQPFMDSNVHHAPLDSADPLVDEWSVVVLGSHFCCVLAARDLHTGTVDRDREFEYVVSYDRGTVTDSAHAVLSRFTT; via the coding sequence ATGGAGACGACCGCACCGGGCACCCCGCGTGTCGGAGAAGTGCCGACCTTCCACGGCGTCCCGATCGACGTCCACCATGCACCCGTCCGGTCCCTGTCCTCCGGGGCCGTCTGCTCGGCCGAGGTCCAGTTGCGTGGGGTGGCAGGGTCGTCGTTCGCTGATCCCGCAGCTCTCCGCACCACGGCCCGCGCGATGGGGGAGACGACCGTCCTCGACCGTCTGGCGCTCACGGCCGTACGGGAGAACCCGGTCGATCCGACGGCCCCGACGGCGCGGCTGCTCCTGTTGGAGCTCGATCTCGCCACCGAGATCGACCCCCACGATCTGCCGGCCGGGGTTCGGCCCGTCGTCGCGGTCACCGAGGAGGCCGTCATGTCGCATCCCGCGCGGGCGCTCGAGCGCATCGCCGCGGTACGCGCGATGGGGCTGCCCGTCGCGGTCGACGACGTCGGAGAGCAGTCCCAGCCGCTGGCGCTGCTGTCGCTCGTGGAACCCGAGGTCATCTTCACCGCGGCCGATCTGATCGCCAGACCGGCGCATTCCCTCACTGCGCGAGCGGCCCACGCCATCGCGTCCTATCGGGAACGTAGCGATGCGACGGTGATCGCCCGCGGGGTCGACAGCGATCTGCACCGTCGTCGTGCGCTCGGCGTCGGTGCCCGTTACGGAACGGGTCTGTTCCTCCCCCCGGCCGCCGCGACGGATCTGTCCGACGAGGCCGTCCCGACGCCGGTTCGCCTCCCCGCGGCCCGTCCGGGGGGAGCCGGTTCGACCACCCCGTTCGGCATCGCCGCCCGCGGACGCAGGACGACCCGCAGTCTCAAGAGGTTGTTGGTGTCGATGAGCAAGATGCTCGAGATGCAGGCGGCGGCCGCGGGGCCGGAAACGATCGTGCTCGGGACCTTCCAGCACGCGGAGCACTTCACCCCGGCCTCCCGGGCACGCTGGGCGCACCTGGCACGACAGGTCGCGTACACCGGCATCTACGGCGTGGGCGTGCAGCCGTTCATGGACTCGAACGTCCACCACGCGCCGCTCGACTCCGCCGATCCCCTCGTCGACGAGTGGTCGGTGGTGGTCCTCGGCTCCCACTTCTGCTGCGTGCTGGCGGCGCGGGATCTCCACACCGGGACCGTGGACCGCGACAGGGAGTTCGAGTACGTGGTGTCGTACGACCGCGGCACGGTGACGGACAGCGCCCACGCCGTCCTCTCGCGCTTCACCACCTGA
- the dacB gene encoding D-alanyl-D-alanine carboxypeptidase/D-alanyl-D-alanine endopeptidase translates to MASEGKKKIGILAGRRRRNVRMLLSLVVVVLVVAAAGIAIVSVQRGSATATDDAVAVPQPALITAAPQIVPVSDDAPAPTPQALAAVLAPVVSNPALGAFTGTVSDARTGTVLWSRNPDTPMTPASTTKILTAAAAMLALPADHRVTTEVVQGSRPGEIVLRGEGDPTLTAQPAGAPGYYPGAPRIADLVEQIGRAGVQVDSIVVDTGAYAGPAMAQGWMPEDVAAGYIAPVEPLMIDGARLDPAADESPRSATPALDAGRALARALNVDPARVAPGRAEPGAAPVASVLSAPLRDRLGQMMRRSDNVLAEAIAREVAGAREAERSFAGATSSIAQVLSDAGFATDGLTLHDGSGLSVDDRIPARLQGDVLAAAAGDSKPQLRPMLDDLPVAGATGTLSDRYAAGDRVGAGWVRAKTGTLSVASALTGYVVDVDGRVLTFALMSNDRPPEVSRPALDAVAGALRLCGCR, encoded by the coding sequence TTGGCGAGCGAGGGAAAGAAGAAGATCGGCATCCTGGCCGGTCGTCGACGCCGGAACGTCCGAATGCTGCTGTCGCTCGTCGTCGTCGTTCTCGTCGTCGCCGCTGCCGGTATCGCAATCGTGTCGGTGCAGCGCGGAAGCGCGACCGCGACCGACGACGCCGTCGCGGTCCCGCAGCCGGCGCTGATCACCGCGGCGCCGCAGATCGTCCCCGTGTCCGACGACGCGCCCGCGCCCACGCCGCAGGCGCTGGCCGCGGTCCTCGCACCGGTCGTGTCGAATCCGGCGCTGGGCGCGTTCACCGGCACGGTCTCCGATGCGCGCACCGGAACCGTGCTGTGGAGCCGAAACCCCGACACCCCGATGACGCCCGCGTCCACCACGAAGATCCTCACCGCCGCCGCCGCGATGCTGGCGCTGCCCGCCGACCACCGCGTCACGACCGAGGTGGTGCAGGGCTCCCGCCCCGGGGAGATCGTGTTGCGGGGCGAGGGCGATCCGACCCTCACCGCGCAGCCGGCCGGTGCCCCCGGCTACTACCCGGGCGCGCCCCGCATCGCCGATCTGGTGGAACAGATCGGGCGTGCCGGCGTGCAGGTGGACAGCATCGTCGTCGACACCGGTGCGTACGCGGGGCCGGCGATGGCGCAGGGCTGGATGCCCGAGGACGTCGCGGCCGGATACATCGCGCCCGTCGAACCGCTGATGATCGACGGCGCGCGCCTCGACCCGGCCGCCGACGAGTCGCCGCGCTCCGCCACGCCCGCTCTCGACGCCGGCCGTGCACTGGCGAGGGCGCTGAACGTCGACCCGGCCCGGGTCGCGCCGGGCAGGGCCGAGCCGGGCGCAGCTCCCGTGGCGAGCGTGCTGTCCGCGCCGCTGCGCGACCGGCTGGGGCAGATGATGCGCCGATCCGACAACGTGCTCGCCGAGGCGATCGCCCGTGAGGTCGCCGGAGCGCGGGAGGCGGAGCGGTCCTTCGCCGGCGCGACGTCGTCGATCGCGCAGGTGCTGTCCGACGCCGGATTCGCGACCGACGGCCTGACGCTGCACGACGGCAGCGGCCTGTCCGTCGACGACCGCATCCCGGCGCGGCTGCAGGGGGACGTCCTCGCCGCGGCGGCCGGGGACTCGAAGCCGCAGCTGCGGCCCATGCTCGACGACCTGCCGGTCGCCGGCGCCACCGGCACCCTGTCCGACCGGTACGCGGCGGGCGATCGGGTGGGTGCCGGCTGGGTGCGCGCCAAGACGGGAACGCTCTCGGTGGCCAGCGCGTTGACCGGGTACGTCGTCGACGTGGACGGGCGGGTGCTGACGTTCGCGTTGATGTCCAACGATCGGCCGCCGGAGGTGAGCCGGCCCGCGCTCGACGCGGTAGCCGGGGCCCTGCGGTTGTGCGGATGCCGGTGA
- a CDS encoding amidase: MRDSLIEEFTAVSIAARVRAGVLSPRDAVDDALQRIERRDPGIRAFVRVLAERARGEADALARRPDLGELPLAGVPVAIKDNVSVQGEPMRDGSRATDPAPAAADHPTVARLRAAGAIPIGLTAVPELCVWGSVDSPGVVTRNPWNPDRVPGGSSGGSAAAVAAGMVPIALAADGMGSIRIPSAACGVFGIKPGRGVVPSRLGAHSWFGLAENGPIASTVEDAALMLSVLADEPGLARIPEAPRLRVGVAVGPPSPIVSVDREWASGVDRTAQVLAKAGHRTTSIRVPYPPNMTAALVRWMAGTADDAAGLDPALLQPRTRRHVAVGRTLARAGLVRPAQVRRLEQRMSDALAAYDVVLTPALARPPIAAVTWSERSWLSNLVANVRYAPFSAMWNVLGWPAASVPVGMHSTSRTPVAVQIVAPPGGERTVLAVAAELERRRGWQRHAPV, encoded by the coding sequence GTGCGAGATTCGCTGATCGAGGAATTCACCGCCGTGTCCATCGCCGCACGGGTGCGCGCCGGCGTGCTGTCGCCCCGCGACGCGGTCGACGACGCCCTGCAGCGCATCGAGCGCCGGGACCCCGGGATCCGGGCGTTCGTGCGTGTTCTGGCCGAGCGCGCCCGCGGTGAGGCCGACGCTCTCGCGCGGCGACCGGATCTCGGCGAGTTGCCGCTGGCCGGCGTCCCGGTCGCGATCAAGGACAACGTGTCGGTGCAGGGCGAGCCCATGCGCGACGGTTCCCGTGCCACGGATCCGGCGCCCGCCGCCGCCGACCATCCCACCGTGGCCCGGTTGCGGGCCGCCGGGGCGATCCCGATCGGGCTCACCGCCGTCCCGGAACTGTGCGTGTGGGGGTCGGTCGACTCGCCCGGCGTCGTCACTCGTAACCCGTGGAACCCGGACCGGGTGCCCGGCGGCTCGTCGGGCGGGTCCGCCGCGGCCGTCGCCGCCGGGATGGTGCCGATCGCGCTCGCCGCAGACGGGATGGGTTCGATCCGGATCCCGTCGGCCGCCTGCGGGGTGTTCGGGATCAAGCCCGGCCGCGGTGTCGTGCCGTCCCGGCTGGGAGCGCACTCGTGGTTCGGGTTGGCGGAGAACGGTCCGATCGCCTCGACGGTCGAGGATGCCGCGCTGATGCTGTCGGTGTTGGCGGACGAGCCGGGACTCGCCCGGATTCCGGAGGCGCCGCGGTTGCGCGTCGGGGTGGCGGTCGGCCCGCCGTCGCCGATCGTGTCGGTCGACCGGGAATGGGCCTCGGGCGTGGACCGCACGGCGCAGGTGCTCGCGAAGGCCGGACACCGGACGACTTCGATCCGGGTGCCGTACCCGCCCAACATGACGGCCGCCCTGGTGCGCTGGATGGCCGGCACCGCGGACGATGCCGCCGGCCTGGACCCCGCGCTGCTGCAGCCGCGGACCCGCAGGCACGTCGCGGTCGGGCGGACACTCGCTCGCGCCGGGCTGGTCCGTCCGGCGCAGGTGCGGCGGCTCGAGCAGCGGATGTCGGACGCCCTGGCGGCCTACGACGTGGTGTTGACGCCGGCCCTCGCCCGGCCCCCGATCGCGGCGGTCACCTGGAGTGAGAGGTCGTGGCTGTCGAATCTTGTCGCAAATGTACGATATGCCCCGTTCAGCGCGATGTGGAACGTCCTCGGCTGGCCCGCTGCGAGCGTGCCGGTGGGGATGCACTCCACGTCCCGGACACCCGTGGCGGTGCAGATCGTGGCGCCGCCCGGAGGTGAACGGACCGTCCTCGCGGTCGCTGCCGAACTCGAACGCCGACGGGGCTGGCAACGCCACGCCCCCGTGTGA